In one window of Saccharomyces paradoxus chromosome VII, complete sequence DNA:
- the LYS5 gene encoding holo-[acyl-carrier-protein] synthase (Phosphopantetheinyl transferase involved in lysine biosynthesis~similar to YGL154C), whose amino-acid sequence MVQTIEVLNDVSKVADGSLWAGVFVVEIREDVLADEFTFEALMRALPLASQARILNKKSFHDRCASLCSQLLQLFGCSIVAGLNFRELKFDKGSFGKPFLDNDRSIPFSMTTGEQCVAMSLVKCVSADEYQDIGIDIASPRNYGGKEELELFKEVFSEREFKALVKASDPCIAFTYLWSLKESYTKYTGTGLNTDLSLIDFGAISVFPAEGASMCITLNEVPLVFYSRWFNKEIVTICMPRSISDNVNTSKPKLYNIAFSTLIDYFIENDGL is encoded by the coding sequence ATGGTTCAAACAATCGAGGTGCTAAACGACGTTTCAAAGGTGGCAGATGGAAGTCTATGGGCAGGTGTATTTGTTGTTGAAATCCGGGAGGATGTGCTTGCGGACGAGTTTACTTTCGAGGCATTAATGAGAGCTTTACCATTGGCCTCACAAGCCAGAATCCTCAATAAAAAATCGTTTCACGATAGATGTGCGAGTCTATGTAGCCAGCTGCTACAGTTGTTTGGTTGTTCTATAGTAGCAGGCTTGAATTTTCGAGAGCTGAAATTTGACAAGGGCAGCTTTGGTAAGCCATTCTTAGACAATGATCGTTCTATCCCATTTAGCATGACTACCGGCGAACAGTGTGTAGCTATGTCCCTGGTTAAATGTGTGAGTGCAGACGAATACCAAGATATAGGAATTGATATCGCTTCTCCGCGCAATTATGGTGGAAAGGAAGAGCTGGAGCTATTTAAGGAAGTTTTCAGTGAAAGAGAATTCAAAGCCCTAGTGAAGGCGTCTGACCCATGTATAGCATTCACTTATTTATGGTCCTTGAAGGAGTCGTATACAAAATATACAGGAACTGGTCTTAACACGGACTTGTCACTGATAGATTTTGGCGCTATCAGTGTCTTTCCGGCTGAGGGAGCTTCTATGTGCATAACTCTGAATGAAGTCCCATTGGTTTTCTATTCTCGATGGtttaataaagaaatcGTCACCATCTGTATGCCAAGATCCATCAGTGATAATGTCAACACGAGTAAACCaaaattatataatatCGCCTTTTCTACGTTAATCGATTATTTCATCGAGAACGATGGTTTAtaa
- the PEX14 gene encoding Pex14p (Central component of the peroxisomal importomer complex~similar to YGL153W): MSDVVSEDRKALFDSAVSFLKDESIKDAPLLKKIEFLKSKGLTEKEIEIAMKEPKKDGIIGDGVSNKSGSAENRANSQDTYLFEAMPPALPHRDWKDYFVMATATAGLLYGAYQVTRGYVIPNILPEAKSKLEKDKKEIDDQFSNIDTVLNAIEAEQAEFRKKESETLKELGGTISELQQVLAQTTRSREKIEDEFRIVKLEVANLQNTIDKFVSDNDNTQELNNIQKEMESLKSLVNNRMESGTAQDNRLFSISPNGIPGIDAIPSASEILAKMGMQEESDKEKENGNDTNKETNAVPAWKKAREQTIDSNASIPEWQRNTATNEISVPDWQNAELADSTP; encoded by the coding sequence ATGAGCGACGTAGTTAGTGAAGATCGTAAGGCATTATTCGACTCGGCAGTATCCTTTCTAAAGGATGAGTCCATTAAAGATGCTCcacttttaaaaaaaatcgaatTTCTGAAATCCAAAGGGTTAACGGAAAAGGAGATTGAAATAGCCATGAAAGAGCCCAAAAAGGACGGTATCATAGGTGATGGAGTATCGAATAAAAGTGGAAGCGCTGAGAATAGAGCAAACTCACAGGATACGTACCTTTTTGAAGCGATGCCACCAGCGCTGCCCCACAGAGATTGGAAAGACTACTTTGTGATGGCTACAGCCACGGCAGGGCTGTTGTATGGTGCGTATCAAGTAACTAGAGGGTACGTGATACCAAACATTCTGCCAGAAGCAAAGAGTAAGTTGGAGAAggacaaaaaagaaattgacgaTCAATTCTCCAACATCGATACAGTCCTCAATGCCATCGAAGCAGAGCAAGCTGAGTTtagaaaaaaggaaagcgAGACATTAAAGGAACTTGGTGGCACAATCTCTGAGCTGCAACAGGTACTGGCACAGACGACGAGAAGCAGGGAAAAGATCGAAGACGAATTTAGAATAGTTAAACTTGAGGTGGCCAATTTGCAAAATACCATTGACAAGTTTGTTTCGGATAACGACAACACGCAAGAGTTAAATAAcattcaaaaagaaatggaatcATTGAAGAGTTTAGTGAATAACCGTATGGAATCCGGTACTGCACAGGACAACAGATTATTTTCCATATCTCCCAACGGAATACCTGGTATAGATGCGATTCCCTCTGCGTCCGAGATTCTTGCCAAAATGGGCAtgcaagaagaaagtgaTAAGGAGAAGGAAAACGGTAACGATACTAATAAAGAGACCAATGCTGTTCCAGCGTGGAAAAAGGCAAGAGAACAAACTATTGATAGCAACGCCTCCATCCCAGAATGGCAAAGGAACACTGCCACCAATGAAATCAGTGTTCCCGATTGGCAAAACGCAGAGCTAGCAGACTCCACCCCATAG
- the NUT1 gene encoding Nut1p (Component of the RNA polymerase II mediator complex~similar to YGL151W) has protein sequence MEKESVYNLALKCAERQLTSMEFSNLYKEFFNEKFPSLIQEEEEDTTAATAAINEAKKASNLADTPGSNAAATADTTHLHEALDVVCSDFVKILNLEKPLILADYIVEVLLVNYNSDMIKCFLPKLNSVTISLLLAHFFSKSCSFFAKLSDTLVIDQVRKDLGTVIVPNILNLDMSGMNKELNAIIAKLLQTILKLSSSPILLTSASCKNGSFTLLNQLSQTNKLLFRRVSQTFEAKLHFKDAKPYLNKDSTNEFVGSPSLTSPQYIPSPLSSTKPPGSVNSAAKYKDMKLLRYYKNIWLNNKIINWEISNSDFLSKYSAISSSIFQENFNSVQNLDQLLTDLIETSFTCFAQFVSNKQYHQANSNLTLLERRWVIFITKHLPLLILENSSRNPRVVTSALDNIDEKVIKAIRIYFTEKDDNKSNNEDLFDDYPSTSLDIRHDFIKGLIMLNLQPASVINNYLREDQMIDTSILPTSDDLVVRNLQGIQEVVHNTNSFIISSLETLELESITESITHDSSNGLFQVLHNFESVAPTKQREIVKAILSIFDDAIKELNYNRITKICALLFFNFSHSLTTILTFSSPTALMETLIRFVDSSKNGRNGSNSNDESSEYETVNISLSFSWAILLIINLTQTYGISVVDVALKYPELSIKNSFIINFISNLPNVSDKYYLEESNVNDSDMLTKSHNTVQSWLCDLFVNGSITDQLIQNIETKQLANLIPFIVKQVLLSVEIGALTDISSLIGGFEYFLQPLLLIGLIKTFYWLEQFLSCVKNDTISEDILQGIFNLLNTLFNPVTLNEDSKAFHTAVLRLNAIPLLKVLRRFRVQSQSNYGIYSSDAQGDPNLEPLIAKLVSVLNVSPVYDVDPRIINSENDYSRKQLGYGKFLILNENPINKIMTNQINSFWSLHSSTYYNLDYLFELIELVTPKSFLFDVLKTLEYKLTTYGVPGSKNKRGSLDSEHVFDYFFYFLVLYDVSTAEEASQLIEYMENDAKKSKEDIDIKSEDLQEKNDSAELKQETQPKTEATQDDDFDMLFGENDTSTQAYEEDEENENNDGTDKGNSISMIKAEEAPNKNNNNISVLKRHSFAVLLHERKLLNDLALKSGEITKKEHEKFIRYHDKYLCMLKTCVF, from the coding sequence ATGGAAAAAGAATCAGTATACAACTTAGCGCTGAAATGTGCTGAGCGGCAATTGACCTCCATggaattttcaaatctgtACAAAGAATTCTTTAATGAGAAGTTTCCGTCATTGATtcaagaggaagaagaagatacaacagcagcaacgGCAGCAATAAATGAAGCTAAGAAAGCATCCAATTTGGCGGATACACCCGGCAGCAACGCGGCTGCTACTGCAGATACCACACATTTGCACGAAGCTCTAGATGTTGTTTGCTCTGATTTTGTTAAAATATTAAACCTGGAGAAGCCTCTTATCTTGGCGGATTATATCGTCGAGGTATTACTTGTGAACTACAATTCAGATATGATAAAATGTTTTTTGCCCAAATTGAACTCCGTTACGATCTCCCTACTATTGGCCCATTTCTTCTCTAAATCTTGTTCATTCTTTGCCAAATTATCAGACACTTTGGTAATTGATCAAGTACGCAAGGATTTGGGAACTGTAATAGTACCGAATATCTTAAATCTGGACATGAGTGGCATGAATAAAGAACTGAATGCCATAATAGCAAAGCTTTTGCAaacaattttgaaactatCTTCCTCACCAATTCTTTTAACTTCTGCCAGCTGTAAAAATGGTTCTTTCACGCTATTAAATCAGTTATCGCAAACCAACAAGTTACTTTTCAGAAGGGTTTCCCAGACTTTCGAAGCAAAATTACATTTCAAGGATGCCAAGCCATATTTAAACAAAGATTCCACTAACGAATTTGTAGGTTCTCCTTCGTTAACCTCCCCACAATATATTCCAAGTCCACTTTCTTCAACGAAACCTCCAGGGTCAGTCAATTCTGCTGCCAAATATAAAGACATGAAACTTCTTCGTTACTATAAAAACATTTGGTTGAACAATAAAATCATCAATTGGGAAATATCAAACTCAGACTTCCTATCGAAATATTCCGCAATTAGTTCTTCCATATTTCAAGAGAATTTTAATTCAGTCCAAAACCTGGATCAGTTACTTACTGACTTGATAGAAACATCGTTTACTTGTTTTGCTCAATTTGTTAGCAATAAGCAATATCATCAAGCTAATTCTAATTTGACGCTGTTAGAAAGAAGGTGGGTCATTTTCATAACTAAACATTTACCATTGTTGATCCTGGAAAACTCCTCAAGAAATCCTCGTGTAGTCACGAGTGCCCTAGATAATATTGACGAAAAAGTCATTAAAGCGATCAGGATATATTTCACCGAGAAGGATGACAACAAATCAAATAACGAAGATCTATTTGATGATTATCCATCTACAAGCTTAGATATAAGACACGACTTCATCAAAGGGTTGATTATGTTAAATTTGCAGCCCGCGTCCGTTATCAACAATTACTTGAGAGAGGACCAAATGATCGATACCAGTATTTTACCTACAAGTGATGATTTGGTTGTTCGTAATTTGCAAGGTATTCAAGAAGTGGTCCATAATACCAACAGTTTCATAATTTCGTCTCTGGAAACGCTCGAGTTAGAATCGATCACCGAATCGATCACACATGATTCGAGTAACGGACTATTTCAAGTATTGCACAATTTTGAATCTGTTGCTCCAACGAAACAACGTGAGATAGTAAAGGCCATTCTGTCTATATTTGACGATGcaataaaagaattgaaTTATAACAGAATAACCAAGATTTGTGCTCTCTtgtttttcaacttctcACATTCATTGACAACAATTCTTaccttttcttcaccaaCAGCACTAATGGAAACATTGATAAGGTTTGTTGATTCGTCTAAAAATGGCAGAAATGGTTCTAACAGTAACGATGAAAGTTCAGAATATGAGACTGTCaacatttctttatcattttcttgggCAATTTTACTGATAATCAACCTAACACAAACATATGGCATATCTGTGGTGGACGTAGCACTTAAATATCCTGAATTAAGCATAAAGAATTCCTTTATAATCAACTTCATTTCAAACCTACCTAATGTGTCGGACAAGTACTATTTGGAGGAATCCAATGTGAATGATTCAGATATGCTAACTAAGTCTCATAATACTGTTCAGAGTTGGCTTTGTGATCTTTTTGTCAATGGGTCCATAACAGATCAATTGATTCAAAATATTGAGACAAAACAATTGGCTAACCTCATACCATTCATTGTTAAACAGGTGTTGCTATCAGTTGAGATAGGCGCTTTAACGGATATTTCAAGTTTGATAGGTGgctttgaatattttttacaaCCTTTATTATTAATTGGGCTAATAAAGACTTTTTATTGGCTAgaacaatttctttcttgtgTCAAGAATGACACAATATCTGAAGATATTTTACAAGGGATATTCAATCTATTGAATACACTTTTCAACCCAGTAACTCTTAACGAAGATTCAAAAGCGTTCCATACCGCGGTGTTGAGGTTAAATGCGATCCCATTACTCAAAGTTCTCCGCAGATTTAGAGTTCAGAGTCAGTCAAATTATGGTATCTACTCTTCTGATGCCCAAGGTGATCCTAATTTAGAACCTTTGATCGCGAAATTAGTTTCAGTTCTGAATGTATCACCCGTTTATGACGTTGATCCAAGGATCATCAATTCAGAAAATGATTATTCTAGAAAGCAGCTGGGATATGGTAAATTCCTAATTTTGAACGAAAACCCGATCAACAAGATAATGACTAATCAAATTAACTCATTTTGGAGTCTTCACAGTAGCACATATTACAACTTAGATTACTTGTTTGAATTGATCGAATTGGTAACCCCAAAGagttttctctttgatgttttgaaaacattGGAATATAAATTAACCACTTATGGTGTTCCTGGCTCTAAAAACAAAAGGGGATCATTGGATTCAGAGCATGTTTTcgattattttttctacttCCTTGTACTCTATGACGTGAGTACAGCGGAAGAAGCCAGTCAACTAATAGAATATATGGAGAATGACgcaaagaaaagtaaggAGGACATTGATATAAAAAGCGAGGATTtgcaagagaaaaatgattCAGCTGAGCTGAAGCAAGAAACCCAACCGAAAACCGAAGCAACTCAAGACGATGATTTCGATATGCTTTTTGGGGAGAATGACACAAGCACTCAAGCCtacgaagaagatgaagagaatGAGAACAACGATGGCACTGATAAAGGAAACAGTATATCAATGATAAAAGCAGAAGAAGCCCCaaataagaataataacaatatatcTGTTTTAAAGAGGCATTCGTTTGCGGTACTTCTTCATGAAAGGAAATTGTTGAACGATTTAGCCTTGAAAAGCGGCGAGATAACCAAGAAGGAACATGAAAAGTTTATCAGATATCACGATAAATACTTGTGCATGCTGAAAACATGCGTCTTTTGA
- the INO80 gene encoding chromatin-remodeling ATPase INO80 (ATPase and nucleosome spacing factor~similar to YGL150C): MSLAVLLNKEDKDISDFSKTTTGKSARKNSSERVADVRPIKVVDKKQAYLSQLNSEFNRIKRRDSIEQLYQDWKFINLQEFELISEWNQQSKDWQFDNTNDSHDLHFKKLYRDMSVINKEWAEYQSFKNANLSDIINEKDVDEDEDEDEDELEDGEEDMEEDEGGTGRHANGKTMRGNGVQRSRKKDSAAAVGKAIRVDQNHADTVVTVDEDENEDENNDEDNENGNNNDNDNDNDNDDEEENEEEDEDEDEMEDLDEEDFAAFEEQDDNDDEDFNPDVEKRKKRSSSSSSSTKLSMNSLSLITSKKINKNITINSDRPKIVRELIKMCNKNKHQKIKKRRFTNCIVTDYNPIDSKLNIKITLKQYHVKRLKKLINDAKREREREEALKNNVGLDGNDLDNDEDGSESHKRRKLSNNNVNGTDDGNKRKFNTRHGLPTYGMKMNAKEARAIQRHYDNTYTTIWKDMARKDSTKMSRLVQQIQSIRSTNFRKTSSLCAREAKKWQSKNFKQIKDFQTRARRGIREMSNFWKKNEREERDLKKKIEKEAMEQAKKEEEEKESKRQAKKLNFLLTQTELYSHFIGRKIKTNELEGNNVSNNDSENQKNIDISALAPNKNDFHAIDFDNENDEQLRLRAAENASNALAETRAKAKQFDDHSNAHGGEEEEDELNFQNPTSLGEITIEQPKILACTLKEYQLKGLNWLANLYDQGINGILADEMGLGKTVQSISVLAHLAENHNIWGPFLVVTPASTLHNWVNEISKFLPEFKILPYWGNANDRKVLRKFWDRKNLRYSKNAPFHVMVTSYQMVVTDANYLQKMKWQYMILDEAQAIKSSQSSRWKNLLSFHCRNRLLLTGTPIQNSMQELWALLHFIMPSLFDSHDEFNEWFSKDIESHAEANTKLNQQQLRRLHMILKPFMLRRVKKNVQSELGDKIEIDVLCDLTQRQAKLYQVLKSQISTNYDAIENAATNDSTSNSASNSGSDQNLINAVMQFRKVCNHPDLFERADVDSPFSFTTFGKTTSMLTASVANNNNSVISNSNMNLSNMSSNNISNGKFTDLIYSSRNPIKYSLPRLIYEDLILPNYNNDVDIAHKLKNVEFNIFNPSINYELCLFLSKITGETSLNEFFRVSNTPLLKQIIERTDNSKNTNSLIFSINKELREVTKNAPSNGVMASLLNVKKHAYEDEYLNNIQRGYHPNVSAPPVTIEVLGSSHITNSINNELFDPLVSQALSDIPALTQYNMHVKKRIPVEDFPKTGLLPEPLNKNFSSNISMPSMDRFITESAKLRKLDELLVKLKSEGHRVLIYFQMTKMMDLMEEYLTYRQYNHIRLDGSSKLEDRRDLVHDWQTNPEIFVFLLSTRAGGLGINLTAADTVIFYDSDWNPTIDSQAMDRAHRLGQTRQVTVYRLLVRGTIEERMRDRAKQKEQVQQVVMEGKTQEKNIKTIEVGENDSEVTREGSKSISQDGVKETASALA, from the coding sequence ATGTCACTGGCTGTTCTACTCAACAAGGAAGATAAGGACATAtctgatttttcaaagaccACTACAGGCAAGTCCGCTAGGAAGAACAGTAGTGAGAGAGTTGCCGATGTGAGGCCCATTAAAGTGGTAGATAAGAAACAAGCGTATCTGTCTCAACTGAACAGTGAGTTCAACCGCATCAAGAGGAGGGACTCGATAGAGCAACTTTATCAGGACTGGAAATTCATTAATCTTCAAGAATTCGAGTTGATATCGGAATGGAACCAACAATCCAAGGACTGGCAGTTTGATAACACTAATGATTCTCACGATTTgcatttcaaaaaactgTATCGTGATATGAGTGTGATCAATAAAGAATGGGCGGAATACcaatcttttaaaaatgCAAATTTATCGGACATaatcaatgaaaaggacgttgacgaagatgaagacgaagacgaagacGAGCTAGAAGATGGTGAGGAGGACatggaagaagatgaggGAGGTACTGGTAGACACGCAAATGGGAAAACTATGCGTGGGAATGGTGTTCAAAGATCGAGAAAGAAGGATTCTGCTGCTGCCGTGGGGAAAGCTATAAGGGTTGATCAAAACCATGCCGATACCGTTGTAACTGTcgatgaagacgaaaacgaagatgaaaacaACGACGAAGACAACGAAAATGGAAACAACAATGACAACGACAATGAcaatgacaatgatgatgaggaagaaaatgaagaggaggatgaagatgaagacgaaatGGAGGATcttgatgaagaggattTTGCCGCTTTTGAAGAACAGGATGACAATGACGATGAGGATTTCAATCCTGACGTcgaaaaaaggaaaaagagatcctcctcttcttcctcatctaCTAAACTGTCCATGAACTCGCTATCTCTAATAACGtccaagaaaataaataaaaacatCACCATTAACAGCGATAGGCCGAAGATTGTACGTGAACTTATCAAAATGTGCAACAAGAACAAACATCAAAAGATCAAGAAGAGAAGGTTCACCAATTGTATCGTTACCGATTACAACCCGATCGATTCGAAGTTGAACATTAAGATCACTTTGAAACAGTACCACGTTAAAAggctgaagaaattgataaaCGATGCAAAAAGAGagagagaaagagaagaggCATTGAAGAACAATGTCGGTTTAGATGGTAATGATTTggataatgatgaagacgGATCGGAATCCCACAAGAGAAGGAAGTTAAGCAATAATAATGTTAACGGTACCGACGATGGTAATAAGAGAAAGTTCAACACTAGACACGGGTTGCCCACTTACGGCATGAAGATGAACGCTAAGGAAGCCCGTGCTATTCAGAGGCATTACGACAATACTTATACAACTATTTGGAAAGACATGGCTCGTAAGGATTCTACGAAGATGTCAAGATTAGTCCAACAAATACAATCTATCAgatcaacaaattttaGGAAAACATCCTCACTTTGTGCTAGAGAAGCCAAGAAATGGCAATCCAAGAACTTCAAACAAATAAAGGATTTCCAAACGAGGGCTAGAAGGGGTATTAGAGAAATGTCCAACTTctggaagaaaaatgaacgTGAAGAAAGAGatctaaagaagaaaatagaaaaggagGCCATGGAACAGgcaaagaaggaagaagaggaaaaggaaTCCAAAAGACAAGCCAAAAAACTGAACTTTTTGCTAACCCAGACAGAACTGTATTCGCATTTCATTGGaaggaaaatcaaaacaaacGAATTGGAGGGGAACAATGTTTCCAATAATGATTCTGAAAAccagaaaaatattgacaTTTCAGCCTTGGCTCCGAACAAGAATGATTTTCATGctattgattttgataacGAAAACGATGAACAGTTGAGACTAAGAGCTGCGGAAAATGCTTCTAATGCATTGGCAGAAACGAGGGCGAAAGCGAAACAATTTGATGATCATAGCAATGCACATGGAGgagaagaggaggaagatgaaTTAAATTTCCAAAACCCAACTTCTTTGGGTGAAATAACCATCGAGCAGCCTAAGATTTTGGCGTGTACTTTGAAAGAATACCAGCTGAAGGGTTTGAATTGGTTGGCTAACCTTTATGATCAGGGTATCAACGGTATCTTGGCAGACGAAATGGGGTTGGGTAAAACAGTACAATCTATTTCCGTTCTAGCTCATTTGGCGGAGAACCATAATATTTGGGGACCTTTTTTGGTGGTCACACCTGCTTCCACTCTACATAACTGGGTTAACGAAATatccaaatttttacctgaatttaaaattttaccATATTGGGGGAATGCAAATGACCGTAAAGTTcttagaaaattttgggaTAGGAAAAATTTAAGGTATAGTAAGAATGCGCCATTCCATGTAATGGTTACTTCCTACCAAATGGTTGTCACTGATGCTAACTATTTgcagaaaatgaaatggCAATATATGATACTGGATGAAGCCCAAGCCATTAAATCTTCACAATCATCGAGATGGAAGAATTTATTAAGTTTTCACTGTCGTAATAGGTTACTATTAACGGGTACTCCTATTCAAAACAGTATGCAGGAATTATGGGCACTTTTACATTTTATTATGCCCTCCCTTTTCGATTCGCACGATGAATTTAATGAATGGTTCTCTAAGGATATTGAATCCCACGCAGAAGCTAATACCAAATTAAACCAACAACAGTTACGTCGTCTGCATATGATCTTAAAACCATTCATGTTGAGGCGTGTGAAAAAGAACGTTCAATCAGAATTAGGTGACAAGATCGAAATTGATGTTCTATGTGATTTAACTCAAAGGCAGGCTAAATTATATCAGGTGTTGAAATCTCAAATTTCTACCAACTACGATGCGATTGAAAACGCCGCTACAAATGATTCTACTTCTAATTCCGCTTCAAATTCTGGCTCTGACCAGAACTTGATTAACGCAGTCATGCAATTCAGAAAAGTTTGTAACCACCCGgatctttttgaaagagcAGATGTGGATTCTCCGTTTTCCTTCACTACTTTTGGTAAGACCACTTCAATGTTAACTGCATCCGTGgctaataataacaatagcgTAATTAGCAATAGTAATATGAATCTCTCTAACATGAGCAGCAATAATATTTCGAATGGCAAATTTACTGATCTGATCTACTCTTCAAGAAACCCAATAAAATACAGTCTACCACGATTGATTTATGAAGACTTGATCTTACCAAATTACAATAACGATGTGGACATAGCACATAAATTGAAGAATGTGgaatttaatatttttaacCCATCAATTAATTATGAACTGTGCCTATTCTTATCTAAAATAACCGGTGAAACCTCGCtgaatgaatttttcagagtGTCTAATACGCCCTTACTCAAGCAAATAATAGAACGTACAgataattcaaaaaatactaaCAGTTTAATTTTTAGTATTAATAAAGAGCTACGCGAAGTTACTAAAAATGCACCTTCCAACGGCGTAATGGCTTCATTGTTGAACGTTAAAAAACATGCCTATGAAGATGAGTATCTGAATAATATACAACGTGGTTATCATCCTAATGTGTCTGCTCCTCCGGTCACCATTGAAGTTCTTGGTTCTAGTCATATTACTAATAGCATAAATAACGAACTATTTGACCCGTTAGTAAGTCAGGCATTATCCGATATTCCAGCGCTAACGCAATATAACATGCACgtcaagaaaagaataccTGTTGAAGATTTCCCAAAGACGGGTTTACTCCCTGAGCCATTAAATAAGAATTTCTCATCCAACATTTCTATGCCATCTATGGATAGGTTCATTACCGAATCAGCAAAGTTAAGAAAGTTGGATGAATTGTTGGTAAAATTGAAGTCAGAGGGTCACAGGGTCCTAATATATTTCCAAATGACCAAAATGATGGATTTAATGGAAGAATACTTGACCTACAGACAGTATAATCATATTAGACTTGATGGTTCTTCAAAGTTGGAGGACCGTCGAGATTTAGTTCATGATTGGCAGACCAATCCAGAaatctttgtttttctcCTAAGTACAAGAGCAGGTGGTCTAGGTATCAATTTGACCGCCGCTGATACTGTCATATTCTATGATTCCGATTGGAACCCTACTATTGATTCACAGGCTATGGATAGAGCACATAGATTGGGCCAAACAAGGCAAGTCACAGTGTACAGACTGCTTGTTCGTGGTACCATCGAAGAAAGGATGAGGGATAGAGCAAAGCAAAAGGAGCAAGTTCAACAAGTTGTCATGGAAGGTAAGACACAGGAAAAGAACATTAAAACCATTGAAGTGGGTGAAAATGATTCCGAAGTCACTCGCGAAGGTAGCAAAAGCATAAGTCAAGATGGAGTTAAAGAAACGGCAAGTGCATTGGCATAA
- the ARO2 gene encoding bifunctional chorismate synthase/riboflavin reductase [NAD(P)H] ARO2 (Bifunctional chorismate synthase and flavin reductase~similar to YGL148W), with protein sequence MSTFGKLFRVTTYGESHCKSVGCIVDGVPPGMSLTEADIQPQLTRRRPGQSKLSTPRDEKDRVEIQSGTEFGKTLGTPIAMMIKNEDQRPHDYSDMDKFPRPSHADFTYSEKYGIKASSGGGRASARETIGRVASGAIAEKFLAQNSNVEIVAFVTQIGEIKMNRDSFDPEFQHLLNTITREKVDSMGPIRCPDASVAGLMVKEIEKYRGNKDSIGGVVTCVVRNLPTGLGEPCFDKLEAMLAHAMLSIPASKGFEIGSGFQGVSVPGSKHNDPFYFEKETNRLRTKTNNSGGVQGGISNGENIYFSVPFKSVATISQEQKTATYNGEEGILAAKGRHDPAVTPRAIPIVEAMTALVLADALLIQKARDFSRSVVH encoded by the coding sequence ATGTCAACGTTCGGGAAGCTGTTCCGCGTCACCACATATGGTGAATCGCATTGTAAGTCTGTCGGTTGTATTGTCGACGGTGTTCCTCCAGGAATGTCGTTAACTGAAGCTGACATTCAGCCACAACTGACCAGGAGAAGACCGGGTCAATCTAAACTATCGACTCCTAGGGATGAAAAGGATAGAGTAGAAATCCAGTCCGGTACCGAGTTCGGCAAGACTCTGGGTACACCCATCGCCATGATGATCAAGAACGAGGACCAAAGACCACACGACTACTCCGACATGGACAAGTTCCCTAGACCATCCCATGCAGACTTCACGTACTCCGAAAAGTATGGTATCAAGGCCTCATCCGGTGGTGGAAGAGCTTCTGCCAGAGAAACCATTGGTCGTGTCGCTTCAGGTGCCATTGCTGAGAAATTCTTAGCTCAGAACTCTAATGTCGAGATCGTAGCCTTTGTCACACAAATTGGGGAAATCAAGATGAACAGAGACTCCTTCGATCCCGAATTCCAGCACTTGTTGAACACCATCACCAGGGAAAAAGTGGATTCAATGGGTCCCATCAGATGCCCAGACGCTTCGGTGGCTGGGTTGATGGTCAAAGAAATCGAGAAGTACAGAGGTAACAAGGACTCTATTGGTGGTGTCGTCACTTGCGTGGTGAGAAACTTGCCTACCGGTCTCGGTGAACCATGCTTTGACAAGTTGGAAGCCATGTTGGCCCACGCCATGTTGTCCATTCCAGCTTCCAAGGGTTTCGAAATCGGCTCAGGTTTTCAAGGTGTCTCCGTTCCAGGGTCTAAGCATAACGACCCATtctactttgaaaaagagaCCAATAGACTGAGAACGAAGACCAACAATTCGGGTGGTGTGCAAGGCGGTATTTCCAATGGTGAGAACATCTACTTCTCTGTCCCATTCAAGTCCGTGGCTACTATCTctcaagaacaaaaaacCGCCACTTACAATGGTGAAGAGGGTATCTTAGCCGCTAAGGGTAGACATGACCCTGCTGTGACTCCAAGAGCTATTCCTATTGTGGAAGCCATGACCGCTCTAGTGTTGGCTGACGCCCTTTTGATTCAGAAGGCAAGAGACTTCTCCAGATCCGTGGTTCATTAA